Proteins from one Mesotoga infera genomic window:
- a CDS encoding response regulator transcription factor — protein MKLLIIEDERKLSDNISDFLKGEGYSVDAAFDGEEGLDLALERSYDCIILDILLPGMDGLSLCKFLREEIKSTVPILMLTALGELDNRIEGLNAGADDYLPKPFDLHELLARIKALLRRANLRGGERIACGELVLDSRKQTVFYGERPIELSAREFSILELFMRNPGTVFTREEITDKIWESGYEPRSNIVDVYIRYIRKKLEALMLDHIIETVQGRGYRLREKP, from the coding sequence ATGAAGTTGCTTATTATCGAGGACGAGAGAAAACTCTCCGACAATATATCCGATTTTCTCAAAGGCGAGGGCTACTCCGTCGATGCGGCGTTCGACGGTGAAGAAGGGCTGGATCTGGCGCTCGAGCGAAGCTACGATTGCATAATCCTGGACATTCTGCTCCCGGGTATGGACGGCCTCTCGCTATGCAAATTTCTCAGGGAAGAGATAAAATCCACCGTGCCGATACTCATGCTAACGGCGCTGGGTGAGCTTGACAACAGGATAGAGGGGCTAAATGCCGGCGCCGACGATTACCTGCCCAAACCCTTCGATCTTCATGAGCTTCTTGCCAGGATCAAGGCGCTCCTGAGAAGGGCAAATCTCAGGGGCGGCGAAAGGATAGCCTGCGGTGAGCTCGTTCTCGACTCCAGAAAACAGACCGTTTTCTACGGCGAGAGACCGATCGAACTGAGCGCAAGAGAATTCTCGATTCTCGAGTTATTTATGAGAAACCCCGGAACGGTCTTCACCAGAGAGGAGATTACCGACAAAATCTGGGAGAGCGGCTACGAACCTCGCAGCAACATAGTAGACGTTTACATCCGATACATACGCAAAAAGCTCGAAGCGTTGATGCTCGACCACATAATAGAAACCGTTCAGGGCAGGGGATACAGGTTGAGGGAGAAGCCGTGA
- a CDS encoding DUF4382 domain-containing protein, producing the protein MKRNSFFLLVVLTIFLVSGCFNFPVPKPDENGTVRVSLTDAVIPLEDIEKLEVTIESMVLYGADGATLTEQTPLIVLDEAITVDIMTLIGEEIDLGVFEASGIYNQLRMEISEATLTANGKVFPVTVNSGSLKINNLGIDLSKDEDTFLVLDFDLSRSLKINGKWEEAKGGKEGHEDKVHMTPVIHIRHGSLYDVTGIATPTGEASPLLVALVPEEIGDTLLTFTHTDTPKWEKGEFRFCKVAPGSYTLKFFDNYTDEGFDVDTSAPLYTYPEPVVVVDRDLSLGTIVLESTTPG; encoded by the coding sequence ATGAAGAGAAACAGTTTTTTCCTGCTGGTAGTTCTAACGATCTTTCTGGTCAGCGGTTGTTTCAACTTTCCCGTTCCGAAACCCGATGAAAACGGCACGGTCAGGGTGTCGCTGACCGACGCCGTCATTCCCCTGGAGGATATTGAAAAGCTGGAGGTTACCATCGAGAGCATGGTGCTGTACGGCGCCGACGGTGCCACGCTCACAGAACAGACCCCGCTGATCGTTCTCGATGAAGCCATAACTGTGGATATCATGACCCTTATCGGCGAGGAGATAGACCTGGGCGTGTTCGAGGCAAGCGGTATATACAACCAGCTGAGGATGGAAATAAGCGAGGCTACTCTAACCGCCAACGGCAAAGTCTTCCCCGTCACGGTCAATTCCGGTTCACTCAAGATCAACAATCTGGGCATAGATCTGAGCAAGGACGAGGACACCTTTCTGGTGCTGGATTTCGACCTCTCAAGATCCCTCAAGATAAACGGCAAATGGGAAGAGGCGAAGGGCGGAAAGGAGGGCCACGAGGATAAAGTGCACATGACGCCTGTGATACATATCCGCCACGGAAGTCTTTACGATGTGACCGGTATCGCGACTCCGACCGGTGAGGCCTCGCCGCTTCTGGTCGCACTCGTGCCGGAAGAAATCGGTGATACGCTCCTCACCTTCACACACACGGATACGCCGAAGTGGGAAAAGGGAGAGTTCCGCTTCTGCAAGGTCGCTCCCGGAAGTTATACGCTCAAGTTCTTTGACAATTACACCGATGAGGGTTTCGATGTCGATACCAGTGCGCCACTTTACACTTATCCCGAACCCGTGGTTGTTGTCGATAGGGATCTCTCTCTTGGTACAATAGTTCTTGAGTCAACTACCCCCGGCTAA
- a CDS encoding RNA-guided endonuclease InsQ/TnpB family protein: MHKFADACNYTLDIAYIKGIHNQFKIHHESYKEIRDRFGLTANLAVRAIARVAQAMKSTRKKKSCPRHFKATSVDYDQRIFSLDVNSWTVSLSTINGRLHIPLAIGNYQRHLLLDQKPTFATLYFNKRNKTFYLDISIKNDVPDPDDLANSDSKIVGVDRGIYNIVATTNNIKISGKEIQHTRRRFKHLRARLQAKGTKSAKRALQRLSGKEQRWMKYVNHCISKLLVNSLNPGDTLVFEDLANIRERIKSYRKQTNFQISNWAFYQLEQFVEYKALAKGVKVVYIDPKYTSQRCSICGHISKTNRDKHSFRCEQCGHVANADTNAAYNIRSAHLAITNGLSSTSPKVASSLSYKLPALAGGS, translated from the coding sequence GTGCACAAGTTTGCCGATGCCTGCAACTACACTCTCGATATCGCCTACATAAAAGGTATACATAATCAATTCAAAATACACCACGAGTCTTACAAGGAGATAAGGGACAGATTTGGCTTGACTGCCAATTTAGCAGTTAGAGCCATCGCTCGTGTTGCCCAGGCTATGAAGTCTACAAGGAAGAAGAAATCGTGTCCACGCCATTTTAAGGCAACATCTGTAGATTATGACCAGCGTATATTTTCACTCGATGTAAACTCCTGGACAGTTTCTTTGTCCACAATAAATGGCAGACTGCATATACCATTAGCAATAGGTAATTATCAGCGCCACTTGCTTTTGGACCAGAAACCTACGTTCGCTACACTATACTTCAACAAGAGGAACAAAACGTTTTATCTGGATATATCCATCAAAAACGATGTGCCTGATCCCGACGATTTAGCCAACAGTGATTCTAAAATTGTTGGTGTAGATAGAGGCATATATAATATCGTGGCTACTACCAACAACATAAAAATATCTGGAAAAGAAATACAGCATACAAGGCGGCGCTTCAAACATCTTAGAGCAAGACTGCAAGCCAAAGGCACAAAGAGTGCTAAACGTGCTCTGCAACGGCTATCTGGCAAAGAGCAAAGATGGATGAAGTATGTGAATCACTGTATTTCTAAACTGTTGGTAAATAGTTTGAACCCTGGAGATACTCTAGTATTTGAAGATTTGGCCAATATACGTGAACGTATAAAAAGTTATCGCAAACAGACCAATTTTCAAATATCCAACTGGGCATTTTACCAACTAGAGCAGTTTGTCGAGTACAAAGCGTTGGCGAAAGGTGTAAAGGTGGTGTACATAGATCCCAAATATACCTCTCAGCGTTGTTCTATTTGCGGACATATTTCAAAGACCAATAGAGACAAACATAGTTTCCGTTGCGAACAATGTGGACACGTTGCCAATGCTGATACTAATGCCGCTTACAATATTCGTAGTGCACACCTAGCGATTACGAATGGGCTTTCGTCAACAAGCCCTAAAGTAGCCAGTTCCTTGAGCTACAAGCTCCCGGCTTTAGCCGGGGGTAGTTGA